The Oncorhynchus masou masou isolate Uvic2021 chromosome 31, UVic_Omas_1.1, whole genome shotgun sequence genome includes a region encoding these proteins:
- the LOC135523857 gene encoding solute carrier family 35 member G1-like, with product MGDLKDSKSIDDRVLSAVPLKQGDIKVVFHKVGDDDDDEHTTERINLQSNSHDERGNEEARTRTVESSAKQRLCPLLCCRIGGGGDPISTDAGDTVAKENKHCPGLGLFYGLLATVFFSIIALLVKTIDGVHAVEISAIRCFFQMLFVMPMLIYYKTGFLGPRDKRIYLVMRGFLGSNAMILLFYAVQQMPLADATVIMFSNPVFTALLAWIFLKEKCTIWDCVFTVFTLAGVIMIARPPFIFGARREGIEGDYTNHLKGTIAAFGGALGAACTLVILRKMGKSVHYYLSVWYYAVIGFIECVITLFILGEWTIPFCGRDRWILMLIAILGIAGQTFLTKALQIEKAGPVALMRTVDVVLAFIFQFFFFNRKPTMWSLGGACCVVVSTCGVALRKWYSNTHPRKSREPRIRQIFDSRNK from the exons ATGGGGGATTTGAAGGACAGTAAAAGTATAGACGACAGAGTTCTATCAGCCGTTCCCCTAAAACAGGGGGACATTAAAGTTGTATTTCACAAAGTTGGCGATGACGACGACGATGAACACACTACTGAGAGGATTAATTTACAAAGTAACAGTCATGATGAGCGGGGTAATGAAGAGGCAAGGACTAGAACAGTGGAAAGCAGTGCGAAGCAAAGATTATGTCCTCTCTTGTGTTGTAGAATTGGCGGCGGCGGGGATCCCATCTCAACGGACGCAGGAGACACAGTTGCCAAAG agAATAAACATTGTCCAGGACTGGGCCTGTTTTATGGCCTGCTGGCAACAGTATTCTTCTCCATTATAGCTCTTCTGGTGAAGACGATAGATGGAGTCCATGCTGTAGAAATCAGTGCCATTCGCTGCTTCTTCCAGATGCTGTTTGTGATGCCTATGCTTATCTATTACAA GACTGGCTTCCTTGGACCAAGAGACAAGCGGATCTATTTGGTGATGAGAGGGTTCTTGGGTTCCAACGCCATGATCCTATTGTTCTATGCAGTACAGCAGATGCCCCTGGCTGATGCAACAGTCATCATGTTCAGCAACCCAGTGTTCACCGCCTTGTTAGCCTGGATCTTCCTCAAAGAGAAATGCACAATCTGGGACTGTGTCTTCACTGTCTTCACACTGGCTGGTGTCATAATGATAGCCAGGCCTCCCTTCATATTTGGTGCTCgtagagagggaatagagggagacTACACCAATCATCTCAAGGGGACTATTGCAGCCTTCGGTGGAGCATTAGGAGCAGCCTGCACTTTAGTTATACTCAGGAAAATGGGCAAAAGCGTGCACTACTATCTGTCTGTGTGGTACTATGCGGTCATTGGTTTCATTGAGTGTGTCATCACTTTGTTTATACTTGGTGAATGGACCATTCCATTCTGTGGGAGAGACAGGTGGATCCTTATGCTGATAGCGATCCTGGGCATCGCTGGCCAAACGTTCCTCACCAAAGCACTTCAGATTGAGAAGGCCGGCCCTGTGGCCTTGATGAGGACCGTTGACGTGGTCCTGGCCTTTATTTTCCAGTTCTTTTTTTTCAACCGTAAGCCCACCATGTGGAGTCTCGGTGGGGCATGTTGTGTGGTCGTCAGTACCTGTGGTGTGGCTCTAAGGAAGTGGTACAGCAACACACACCCAAGAAAGAGCCGTGAACCACGCATCAGACAAATATTTGATTCCAGGAATAAATGA